The sequence ggtttggacttcaactcccagaagagtttgggaatcactggtgtgtAGTAGGATGAACCCATATAGTGCTTCCCAAACTTAGGTCCCTTCATccggtttggacttcaactcccagaagcggTAGCCAGGTTAGCCAACcgacaggaattctgggagctgtagtgaaaAAGGCGGCCACCAAAgctgggagggggaaaagaaggtggcgcggccgccattttgattGAGGGCGGCATGAAAGCGGGCGGCCATGTTTGATGAGGGCAAAGAAAGTGTTGGGAGTCGTCGCCCAATCAGAACTAGAGGCGTGGTTTCTCTCACCCAATCAGAAAAAGAGGCGGGGGAAACGGAGGAGGcgtggctgccattttgtgcgagCGAGGCTCAGTCTCTCAGGGAGCATCGACGCTGCAACATCTCCTCATGCGGCCGCTCTGTGCTTTCTCcgtccccctccttctcctcctgatgGCGGGGGTGCCTGCCTCGGCGGAGACGGCGGCGCAGCTGAGCCCCTACTTCGGCACCAAGTCCCGCTACGAGGAGCTGAACCGCTACCTCCTGGAGGACCCTTACTCCCCGGGCCCCTCGCTGACGGGCTTCCCGCTGCCGGCCTCCTCCTGCGTCCCGCTGCAGCTGACGGCCGTCCTCCGCCACGGCACCCGCTTCCCCACCCGGAAGCAGGTGGAGAAGCTGGCCCGCCTCCACGGCCGCGTGGTCCAGAGGAGCAAGGCCCGCCCGCCCTGCCCCGACGCCCAGCGC is a genomic window of Sceloporus undulatus isolate JIND9_A2432 ecotype Alabama unplaced genomic scaffold, SceUnd_v1.1 scaffold_43409, whole genome shotgun sequence containing:
- the LOC121918836 gene encoding multiple inositol polyphosphate phosphatase 1-like translates to MRPLCAFSVPLLLLLMAGVPASAETAAQLSPYFGTKSRYEELNRYLLEDPYSPGPSLTGFPLPASSCVPLQLTAVLRHGTRFPTRKQVEKLARLHGRVVQRSKARPPCPDAQRLARWPLWPRPEVDGKLAARGRRDMEALARRLASRLPSLLGPSRRFAFLSSSKPRCLDSAAAFREGLRVALFGSADKD